In one window of Streptomyces zhihengii DNA:
- a CDS encoding FG-GAP-like repeat-containing protein: protein MTRQRMTAAVAIGVAVCAATSAMPAAALPFTEATASDAAAQDADTTTAARLQIEAGSEIIGSGATGFLASDTDGDVRWTRYADGSSTVLATERGQPKTTERYGALSDTVFTPAFNQGDGPGYVTATAYDMAAGTASAIDLRTLSRTHGYIGAVGDTIIASATTATGAQTAHLVRHDGTSLTDRPVAGLPGGALDIQVKGADAGAVLLSYRTGELEETRWHLALVDLASATVTRTFDAGPHAPSPDAALSGTHVAWFEATQPFGSTMVLNVAERGSSTPPRRETITGLWQPVLNLTGNWLTYASASELHYGDPQERLALTAVPVGGGVPRKLLEQVSTIVPSPDGSLLAMGGTLAGGQGLYRIAPGTDAAPAVTQVASTGVPTAVTVLGHTVPSTIDLDENRGAVPLSWRLSRLNVTFTATIRHTRTGLADVGHFSPGNGQNPHPERIDYTWDGTLSDNGKAVNAPNGAYTWTVEAKPTNGIGPTATVTGTFTVHRKPAPHDFTDNGSPDVLARDKAGRLWLEDTASSPDHLRRLNATRTRLVGGGWQIYNSIEATGNIAGGAAGDLVARDTAGVLWLYQGRGDGTFTTRVKIGGGWQGYRHIAAGSDLTGDGRPDLVATDTAGALWLHRATGNTAAPFADRKKIGLSGWQTFNSIQATGNIAGGAAGDLVARDTAGVLWLYQGRGDGTFTTRVKIGAGWQGYTHLTGIGDGNRDGRPDLFATSTDGTAYYYQGTGSAAAPFRKRESSSVFFGSTGSYNHIA from the coding sequence ATGACTCGTCAGCGGATGACCGCGGCGGTCGCGATCGGGGTCGCCGTCTGCGCGGCGACCTCCGCGATGCCGGCGGCGGCGTTGCCGTTCACCGAGGCTACGGCTTCCGACGCAGCCGCTCAGGATGCGGACACCACAACCGCGGCGCGGCTGCAGATCGAGGCGGGCTCGGAAATCATCGGTTCCGGCGCCACGGGGTTCCTCGCCTCGGACACGGACGGGGACGTGCGCTGGACCCGCTACGCCGACGGCTCCAGCACAGTCCTCGCGACCGAGCGCGGGCAGCCGAAGACGACTGAGCGGTACGGCGCCCTGTCCGACACGGTGTTCACGCCCGCGTTCAACCAGGGAGACGGCCCCGGCTATGTCACGGCCACCGCGTACGACATGGCCGCAGGCACGGCGTCGGCGATCGACCTGCGCACCCTGAGCCGCACCCACGGCTACATCGGCGCCGTGGGGGACACGATCATCGCGTCCGCCACCACCGCCACCGGTGCACAGACCGCCCACCTGGTGCGCCACGACGGAACCTCGCTCACCGACCGGCCTGTGGCCGGGCTGCCCGGCGGCGCACTGGACATCCAGGTCAAGGGAGCGGACGCGGGCGCGGTGCTGCTGAGCTATCGCACCGGCGAGCTCGAGGAGACGCGCTGGCACCTGGCGCTCGTCGACCTCGCGTCGGCCACCGTCACGCGGACCTTCGACGCCGGCCCGCACGCCCCGAGCCCGGACGCGGCGCTGTCCGGCACCCACGTGGCGTGGTTCGAGGCAACACAACCCTTCGGCTCCACGATGGTCCTCAACGTCGCCGAGCGGGGCAGCAGCACCCCGCCTCGCCGGGAGACGATCACGGGCCTGTGGCAGCCTGTGCTGAACCTGACCGGTAACTGGCTCACCTATGCGAGCGCCAGCGAGCTGCACTACGGCGACCCGCAGGAACGCCTGGCGCTCACGGCCGTGCCGGTGGGCGGCGGTGTGCCGCGCAAGCTGCTGGAACAGGTGTCCACGATCGTGCCCTCCCCGGACGGCAGCCTGCTGGCCATGGGCGGCACGCTGGCCGGCGGTCAGGGCCTGTACCGCATCGCGCCGGGCACGGACGCCGCCCCGGCCGTGACCCAGGTCGCGAGCACCGGGGTGCCGACCGCGGTCACCGTCCTCGGCCACACCGTCCCCTCGACGATCGACCTCGACGAGAACCGCGGCGCAGTGCCCCTGTCCTGGCGCCTGTCCCGGCTCAACGTCACCTTCACGGCCACGATCCGCCACACCCGCACCGGACTCGCGGACGTCGGCCACTTCTCTCCCGGCAACGGCCAAAACCCCCACCCCGAGCGCATCGACTACACCTGGGACGGAACGCTCAGCGACAACGGCAAAGCTGTCAACGCCCCCAACGGCGCCTACACCTGGACCGTGGAGGCCAAGCCCACCAACGGGATCGGCCCCACCGCGACCGTCACCGGCACCTTCACCGTCCACCGAAAGCCGGCACCCCACGACTTCACCGACAACGGCTCCCCGGACGTGCTCGCCCGCGACAAGGCCGGACGGCTGTGGCTCGAGGACACCGCCTCCAGCCCCGACCACCTGCGGCGCCTCAACGCCACCCGCACCCGCCTCGTCGGCGGCGGCTGGCAGATCTACAACAGCATCGAGGCCACCGGCAATATCGCCGGCGGTGCGGCAGGCGACCTGGTGGCCCGCGACACGGCCGGTGTGCTGTGGCTGTACCAGGGCCGAGGCGACGGCACGTTCACCACTCGCGTGAAGATCGGCGGCGGCTGGCAGGGCTACCGCCACATCGCCGCAGGCAGCGACCTCACCGGCGACGGCCGCCCCGACCTCGTGGCCACCGACACCGCCGGAGCCCTGTGGCTCCACCGGGCAACCGGCAACACCGCCGCGCCCTTCGCCGACCGCAAGAAGATCGGCCTCAGCGGCTGGCAGACCTTCAACAGCATCCAGGCGACGGGCAATATCGCCGGCGGTGCGGCAGGCGACCTGGTGGCCCGCGACACGGCCGGTGTGCTGTGGCTGTACCAGGGCCGAGGCGACGGCACGTTCACCACTCGCGTGAAGATCGGCGCCGGCTGGCAGGGCTACACCCACCTGACCGGCATCGGCGACGGCAACCGCGACGGCCGCCCCGACCTCTTCGCCACCTCGACAGACGGAACCGCCTACTACTACCAGGGCACCGGCAGCGCGGCCGCCCCGTTCCGCAAGCGCGAAAGCAGCTCCGTCTTCTTCGGCAGCACCGGCTCCTACAACCACATCGCCTGA
- a CDS encoding SDR family NAD(P)-dependent oxidoreductase — protein MNRFTGKTVLVTGAGSGLGRAIALAFATEGASVVAAGRTAPSLNETVGLIEAAGGTATAVTADVTESGQLQNLVRQSVTRFGGLDIAVNNAGILRGTVPVGDLSEDDWDAVLRTNVTGVWLAMKHEIAHMKANGGGSIVNISSNLGAHLRIPNLAAYITSKAAVSALTRAAALDHIHQGIRINAVSPGASAAPMSLLPGETEADRAERVKTQNPLGRVAEASEVAAAVLYLASPAAGAVVGADLVIDSGSSA, from the coding sequence ATGAACCGCTTCACCGGGAAGACCGTCCTCGTCACCGGCGCAGGCTCCGGCCTCGGCCGCGCCATCGCACTCGCCTTCGCCACCGAGGGCGCATCCGTCGTCGCCGCGGGACGCACCGCGCCATCCCTGAACGAGACGGTCGGTCTCATCGAGGCCGCCGGCGGCACGGCCACCGCCGTCACCGCCGATGTCACCGAATCCGGCCAGCTCCAGAACCTCGTACGCCAGAGCGTCACCCGCTTCGGTGGACTGGACATCGCAGTCAACAACGCCGGAATACTCCGCGGCACCGTACCCGTCGGCGACCTGAGCGAGGACGACTGGGACGCGGTGCTGCGCACGAACGTCACCGGCGTCTGGTTGGCCATGAAGCACGAGATCGCGCACATGAAGGCAAACGGTGGCGGCTCCATCGTCAACATCTCCTCCAACCTGGGCGCCCACCTCCGCATCCCGAACCTCGCCGCGTACATCACCTCGAAGGCAGCGGTCTCCGCGCTGACCCGCGCTGCCGCGCTCGACCACATCCACCAGGGCATCCGCATCAACGCCGTCAGCCCCGGCGCCTCCGCCGCTCCCATGTCGCTGCTGCCCGGCGAGACCGAGGCCGACCGTGCCGAGCGAGTGAAGACCCAGAACCCGCTCGGCCGGGTCGCGGAAGCCAGCGAAGTGGCGGCCGCGGTGCTCTATCTCGCCTCCCCTGCGGCCGGCGCTGTGGTCGGAGCCGACCTGGTCATCGACAGCGGATCCTCGGCCTGA
- a CDS encoding TetR/AcrR family transcriptional regulator produces MARTKEFDPDAVLQSALELFWRRGYEATSMTDLVAHLGIGRASIYATFGNKHQLYLKAMDRYTGTRDPVLLAELSQPGPALPAVRAVVRRFAAEAVSPEGRLSGCFVTNTAAELAPHDPAAARRVESSWEHIETLLHSALVRAQAQGELAEGRDPRALARMLLVLLQGVRIVGKASDDPARVRDAAEQALALLD; encoded by the coding sequence GTGGCCAGGACCAAGGAATTCGATCCGGACGCCGTGCTGCAGTCGGCCCTTGAGCTGTTCTGGCGGCGCGGCTACGAAGCGACGTCGATGACGGATCTGGTCGCGCACCTCGGCATCGGTCGCGCCAGCATCTACGCGACCTTCGGCAACAAGCATCAGCTGTATCTGAAAGCCATGGACCGGTACACCGGGACGCGTGACCCGGTTCTCCTGGCCGAGTTGTCCCAGCCGGGTCCCGCACTGCCTGCGGTACGGGCGGTCGTGCGCCGCTTCGCCGCGGAGGCCGTCTCGCCCGAAGGTCGGCTGAGCGGCTGTTTCGTCACCAACACCGCGGCAGAACTGGCGCCGCACGACCCCGCGGCTGCCCGCCGGGTCGAGAGCAGCTGGGAGCACATCGAGACCCTGCTGCACTCCGCGCTCGTGCGGGCTCAGGCCCAGGGCGAGTTGGCCGAAGGCCGTGACCCGCGCGCGCTGGCCCGCATGCTGCTCGTGCTCCTGCAGGGGGTGCGGATCGTCGGCAAGGCGTCCGACGATCCCGCCCGGGTGCGGGACGCGGCGGAGCAGGCCCTGGCCCTGCTGGACTGA